The window TGGAGGACACTGTTCCTGGCAATCTCACACATGTCACAGGTGCTGAGCTTGAACACCTGGGCTGCAATGGCATACTCCTCCATCAGGGGCTCCTATTGATGCAGGAAATAAGACAAACGCAAAGACATCATCAAATCAAAGGAAGTGGAGGGAGAAGATTTGCAGTTTGCACATATGGAAAGGGGAGAAGCCTCACACCTTGGTGTAGTGGAACTGCATGGGGTCGTCGGTGGACAGGGAGACCATCAGTCCCTTCTTGTGGAACTCCAGCAGAGGGCTCTTGTTGTATTCTAGGAACAGACTGTTGTTGCTGAGTGGGGACATGGCAATGGGAACCTGGGCCAGGTAATACAGGTACTGCAGGACAGGGCTCTGTGGGACATGAGGAGACAGTGACTGTTGTGTTTGTGTCAACATCATTATTTTTCGAAGACTGAGAGAGAATCATGAGGATAAGATGAAGTGGTAAGGTGAAGGATGCCCCCTAATGGTCAGGGTAAATGGTGTATTAACCTTTTTGAGGTTAAGGCCGTGAGAGATGTTGTCTGCAGTCATAAAGCAGGCCAGCAGGTGAGTGACAGCTCCAGCCTCTCCACAGTGAGGTCTGAACTGGAATGTGTTCATTCCTCTTTCCCTGGAtggaaacacacaaacacacaagataCAGTTACTCTGGGCTATATaaacactaccatttaaaagtttgtctttacaaaaaaaaaaaagaaaaaaagtaatgcttttattcagcaaggatgcattaaaataatcaaatgtgacagtaaagccACACATGTTCTGTTctttttgaactttccattcatcaaagagTCCTAAAAAACACAAAGTTTAAGCagtgcaactgttttcaacattgataataataggaaatgtttcttaagcagcaaatcagcattttagaatgatttctgaatgatgacgtgacactgaagactggagtaatgatgctgaaaattcagttttgcatcacatgaataaattacatttcaaaatttcaaaagttattttaaattgtaataatacttcacaatattaccgttatttcaactgtatttttgatccaataaatgcagccttggtgggcATAAGATACTAAAAAATCTTACTTAAGATACtcaaactttaaaaatgtaaactgtaatgtaattttttttttttttgccaatttTATTGTCCAAAATAATTAAGTTAAAATTTTGACTCCAATTGcttagtcaagtcacctttatttaagAGCGGTtgatacaatacagattgtttcaaagcagttttacagTGATAAAAAGGAAAGTAATGATCAATTATGTGAACAGAATTCAATTCAGCTCTAAAAAGATAATAGTTTCACtattcagctgaagtcagttcagtgttgattcagttcaataactgggtaaagttcatcaattatgaatgagttcaattcagctaCAAAGCAGCTCAAATCAATATATTGCTAAATATTAACTGTCAGCAAGCAAAAAAGTAATAGCATACTTCTCCTTGCAAGCTGTAAAATTTGAGGTATTAGTCATGTCAATGGGACAAACAGTGTGGGATGTATTATAAACCAAAGTTTCATACTTTTGGGTTAGGCATCGAAATAAACACCTAACTTCATTGTAATAGAAACATTTGGTGTCATTGAAGTACTCACTTGCGCAGCTGGTTGAGTCGGGCAATGTTTGCATACATGTAGTAAATCCAGTAAGTGTATGAGGGGTTCTTCTCAATGTCCCACTCCTCCGGCTTGGGGCTCTTTTTGGAGAACATGTGACCGCTGTGTTTGGATTCATCATCCACACTGTCAAAACCTGTCACCTGCAGAGAGACAAAACACAGGGATGGAGGTGTTAACAGAccacagtaatattgtgaaatattaatacagttatcagcatcattactccagtcttcagtgtcacgtgatccttcagagatcattcaaatatgctgatttgcagaCTTTggtggagtaaaaaaaaaacctgtactcaagtaaaagtacaagtacttaaAGAAATAATTACTCAAGTTGaagtaaaagtaataattttaataattatttattacatatGTATCCAATGAAAAGACTACTCAAATAGtgagttactagttacttcagATCTGATTCAGAACAAGCAAGATGATGATGGAGTCAATGAAGCATGTATtacaatttgctgctcaagaaacatttcttattattatcagtattgaaaaaagttgtgctgcttaatgtggaaaccatgatatttTCCCAGGATTATTTGAGgaatataatgaatattttgataataaaactatgaatagttcaaaagaacagcatttatttaaaggcacaatatgtagtttttcaccactagaggtcacttattcaaaacaaagggcgtagcttgatgacggcttGATTTcgcagaatcatgggaggtgttgtcttcacatctacagccggtggaaaagaatctggACTgaactcaggaagaaatcatattcatggataagttaaagatttaatgagaaaatgagatctaaacaagacttactgtgttgagccaTTTaacaatgattatttttttgtcGATTAATGTATCTAAACAGTttctcacctgtctaataaaactaataatatattaaagcatctttggtgtttccatggtttctacaaaataaaactactATTAATGTGGTAAcgtgggtatgatgtcattgataggcgatgcACGGACAGGtccatgtcctggttaaaattgcttgatttaaacattcttggaatcATTTAGGATAAtttacacaagtcaacaaaatatattacattgttctagtggtttttggacattttaatccaaaaatcttacacaaTGTgcctttaaaatagaaatattttgtaaaattataaatgtatttactatcacttttgatcaactcAGTGCGTCAattaagtattaatttctttttaaaaaaatcttgccAACCACAAACTTTGGAATATACTGGATATATGAGACAGAACTTGTTTCTATGCACATGTATTCTCTATTATTGCATTTGCCAGATTAACTCACATGCTTCAAGAAGACACTAAGCTCTGGGTTGGAGTTTGGGTCAATGGTGGCTTGGAAAACAGGGAGGAAGatgttttccagcatcttcccAAAGTGTGGCACAAAGTTCCTGGCTCTAAAAATGTCGCTACAGGGAGAAATAAGAGAGTTAGTACACTTTTCACAAAGACTGAGTGTGAGAAGTGAAACGTACTAGATTCTGGGCACTTGAATCATCCACTTGAGCTGAGGAGAAAAGACTCTGTGCTTGTTGAACCAGCCAGAAAGCTTAGTCCACTCATTAGGGTTACAGCCATAGATGGACAGACGAGGCTCTGCGTACTGGTATCTGGCATCCTCCAGGTCACTTGCAACTTCCTGTGAGATTTCAGAGATTAAGGCTGATTGGTTTCCTGTTCGTGTACATGAGTAATGCCATGGTTCACCCTAGTCTTACCTTGATAATGGTGGCAAAATACTCTCCAGATATGTGGTTCTCAGTCTTCAGATAAAGATCACGCAGCTCACTGGCACCCACAGGGTTGTACTTGGCATTGAATTTATCAAAACGCTGGAAGGTTTGTCTGCCCTGCATGAAGTCGAGCAAGGAATAACTGTAAATAACTTTGCAGTCATCACAATAACAGCTCTTGTGAGCAGTTTGAAGTGCTAAGAATACTGTCAAAACAGCTGAGGATACACCCGGTGGATTTTGTAACCCATGTCATGGTTTAAAATTAGAGCACATGACAACTGCATAATGAGCACTGAATAGTGCTGTAAGGATTCAACATATTATTTTTTAGTCCTGAACATCTGTGGTGATTGTGGGTAAGCAGGCCCTGAAGAACCTGTATGATGTGTTGTGTGATACCTACAGCATGCACATCCAGGGAATCTACAGTCAGGTCATAGGGGTGCAGGTGAAGAGATTCAAAAAGCTCCTTCATGGTAACTTCCTTGCCCTTCAAAACATGCACCACCCGATCTGAATCCACACGGTAGGTCTTCTTGATGAAGCGGAGAAGGTGCTTCTGGTTCATGCAGGCGGCAGCGTGGATGTGAGTATCCACCTACACCAGCGAGAACAgatcaatgtcaaaattttaGGTAATTTGATCAGTTtgattgtaaattattttagtaTAAATGACATACGGCTGTTTTGAGTCATACCTTTCTACAGTTGTAAAAGTCTCTGTGGGGATTTTTCTTCAGCTCTTTCATTTCCTCCATCTCGTTTAACATCTCATGTACATTGAATTTTGACATGAGGAACTTCAGACGACGATGAGTGTACGACTTTCTGAGGAAAAAACCACAAGGATCCATTagcatttacaaaataaaacacactATTCTTATTCTCTTTAGATTTTAAGTTTAATATTATACActatttttcaaatgtttgaggtcttttttttttaccaataaattaatatttatttcagctaggatgcattaaattgatcaaaagtgacaataaagacttttacattgttacaaaagatatctgtttcaaataaatgctgttcttatgaAGTTTCTTCAAAGAAAcctaataaaaatgtatcacggtttccacaaaaatattaggcagcacaactgttttcaacattgatattaataataaatgtttcttgaacaaatcagcatattagaatgatttctgaaggatcatgtgacactgaacactgaagtaatgatgctgaaaattcagctttgccatcacagaatacacattttacagtaaattacaatagtgattttaaataataatatattactgttttactgtaattttgatcaaatgaatgcaggcttggtgagcatgagacttttttttcaaaaacattaaaaaaatcttactgaccccaaatgtttgaacagtagtgtatatcaTAAACAAATAGTTTAATATGTAACATTGATTTCAACTGACATTTTAAAACACCTTGACAAAAGTTTTTTTGCCGAAATGTTGGTATAATAATGTATCTCCTTTATACATTCAATTGACATTTTATCACATTAAATTCTTTGGGCCCTATTTTGGTCCCACATGGTCTGAAACgcatggcgcaggtgcacttagggtgtGTCTGAATCttcttttgctagtttaacgattGAGTACATTCAaagtaatgaagaaaaaaaacatgaaacaggaagttgtaactcgggcatacaatgtccgatctgttGTAaatcgggcatacaatgtccaatctgccccaaatgtcacgttttattagagtccCGGCCTGAAGACGTCTACTTGGCAATATTCatttagtcatagcgccacctgtgggcaacaggaaatgacatgttttacactgattaactcctcatagagatttaaccagatcaacatcatatttggtcagtctaatcttaaggccttagcgatgttaaattgcaaagatcttgagttttcactgaagggcgtgtctgtggcggtccgacaaagtctgatgtttcgccatgaaagaggaagctgttgtaactcaggcatacagtgtctgatctgctccaaacttcacatgtgtgataagagtcctggcctaaagacatctatatgacaatattcagttagtcatagcgccacttTCTTACAACAGGAAACGGCATGCtttgcactgtaattcactcccagaaacacaatTCAATATGCCCTGAAGTATCAAACATGCTAGAAAGAGTGTACGCAGA of the Megalobrama amblycephala isolate DHTTF-2021 linkage group LG12, ASM1881202v1, whole genome shotgun sequence genome contains:
- the ampd1 gene encoding AMP deaminase 1 isoform X2 — protein: MPKVAVPEGKTDDRMIAIAERVFASETKDEDIREEISLFDVADDCPILNEELALHVTEDDDIEKRKKFLSRSHLLLEEKPTYLEVPHFQRVSITGDYAAGVTMDDFELACKGLYRALTIREKYMKLAFQRFPNTPSEFLRKIEGEQWKPEDQVVPVFTPPPKAGEDPFCTKNFPPDLGYVARMKDGVIYVYKDAASADKHQPLNHPGPDLATFIDDMNFLIALIAQGPTKSYTHRRLKFLMSKFNVHEMLNEMEEMKELKKNPHRDFYNCRKVDTHIHAAACMNQKHLLRFIKKTYRVDSDRVVHVLKGKEVTMKELFESLHLHPYDLTVDSLDVHAGRQTFQRFDKFNAKYNPVGASELRDLYLKTENHISGEYFATIIKEVASDLEDARYQYAEPRLSIYGCNPNEWTKLSGWFNKHRVFSPQLKWMIQVPRIYDIFRARNFVPHFGKMLENIFLPVFQATIDPNSNPELSVFLKHVTGFDSVDDESKHSGHMFSKKSPKPEEWDIEKNPSYTYWIYYMYANIARLNQLRKERGMNTFQFRPHCGEAGAVTHLLACFMTADNISHGLNLKKSPVLQYLYYLAQVPIAMSPLSNNSLFLEYNKSPLLEFHKKGLMVSLSTDDPMQFHYTKEPLMEEYAIAAQVFKLSTCDMCEIARNSVLQSGLSTEEKTHFLGANYLKDGPAGNDIRKTNVAQIRMAYRYETQCYELNLIREGVMGE
- the ampd1 gene encoding AMP deaminase 1 isoform X1 is translated as MPKVAVPEEKKGKTDDRMIAIAERVFASETKDEDIREEISLFDVADDCPILNEELALHVTEDDDIEKRKKFLSRSHLLLEEKPTYLEVPHFQRVSITGDYAAGVTMDDFELACKGLYRALTIREKYMKLAFQRFPNTPSEFLRKIEGEQWKPEDQVVPVFTPPPKAGEDPFCTKNFPPDLGYVARMKDGVIYVYKDAASADKHQPLNHPGPDLATFIDDMNFLIALIAQGPTKSYTHRRLKFLMSKFNVHEMLNEMEEMKELKKNPHRDFYNCRKVDTHIHAAACMNQKHLLRFIKKTYRVDSDRVVHVLKGKEVTMKELFESLHLHPYDLTVDSLDVHAGRQTFQRFDKFNAKYNPVGASELRDLYLKTENHISGEYFATIIKEVASDLEDARYQYAEPRLSIYGCNPNEWTKLSGWFNKHRVFSPQLKWMIQVPRIYDIFRARNFVPHFGKMLENIFLPVFQATIDPNSNPELSVFLKHVTGFDSVDDESKHSGHMFSKKSPKPEEWDIEKNPSYTYWIYYMYANIARLNQLRKERGMNTFQFRPHCGEAGAVTHLLACFMTADNISHGLNLKKSPVLQYLYYLAQVPIAMSPLSNNSLFLEYNKSPLLEFHKKGLMVSLSTDDPMQFHYTKEPLMEEYAIAAQVFKLSTCDMCEIARNSVLQSGLSTEEKTHFLGANYLKDGPAGNDIRKTNVAQIRMAYRYETQCYELNLIREGVMGE
- the ampd1 gene encoding AMP deaminase 1 isoform X3 — translated: MPKVAVPETDDRMIAIAERVFASETKDEDIREEISLFDVADDCPILNEELALHVTEDDDIEKRKKFLSRSHLLLEEKPTYLEVPHFQRVSITGDYAAGVTMDDFELACKGLYRALTIREKYMKLAFQRFPNTPSEFLRKIEGEQWKPEDQVVPVFTPPPKAGEDPFCTKNFPPDLGYVARMKDGVIYVYKDAASADKHQPLNHPGPDLATFIDDMNFLIALIAQGPTKSYTHRRLKFLMSKFNVHEMLNEMEEMKELKKNPHRDFYNCRKVDTHIHAAACMNQKHLLRFIKKTYRVDSDRVVHVLKGKEVTMKELFESLHLHPYDLTVDSLDVHAGRQTFQRFDKFNAKYNPVGASELRDLYLKTENHISGEYFATIIKEVASDLEDARYQYAEPRLSIYGCNPNEWTKLSGWFNKHRVFSPQLKWMIQVPRIYDIFRARNFVPHFGKMLENIFLPVFQATIDPNSNPELSVFLKHVTGFDSVDDESKHSGHMFSKKSPKPEEWDIEKNPSYTYWIYYMYANIARLNQLRKERGMNTFQFRPHCGEAGAVTHLLACFMTADNISHGLNLKKSPVLQYLYYLAQVPIAMSPLSNNSLFLEYNKSPLLEFHKKGLMVSLSTDDPMQFHYTKEPLMEEYAIAAQVFKLSTCDMCEIARNSVLQSGLSTEEKTHFLGANYLKDGPAGNDIRKTNVAQIRMAYRYETQCYELNLIREGVMGE